The following proteins are encoded in a genomic region of Clarias gariepinus isolate MV-2021 ecotype Netherlands chromosome 12, CGAR_prim_01v2, whole genome shotgun sequence:
- the LOC128534646 gene encoding zinc finger protein 3 homolog isoform X1, producing MVFKHGNYRPFLAESPEKLLLKHVMGSVPPISSLRLLVPPLRLMSAFMWKIAQQQHLEHYGKLEEFVSLVTRLVPEVLTSRQKATLVMGLRAKMILEMCRGELPADLETVKSHIQRIQSSHSSKGIDTEADILQANLLTLVLGLLEDPAKKEYFFQEVFPQEYGPEFDQALQVLVGHFLSRLEQLLPVPSFKQTSSWLSACPWEWNEYLGSVCRTESLLPLMQTGICGTLDDNALPSIVEDRILSSLSLTDMVITTQPQPPSQEAQDEDVECAPDGVQDEDISSSLDGAVATEYIRANDGAMEEDSERQTFEREIKEAIKHLEKESDMSAEVVASLQSTGMPGVDSELKTTDVTGSAMAEAEDIVTDQQTVIPRVAHTKITQPLEVSQSAANRGSDEEVTEQCDPQQTVLEEAAQGEDNAEASELESPSNPLPVESPKTPLKSSYVLGRLLHKCLKCGKRFAYRSELQKHQETHKPAASIKCCECGQIFRDSKLLSLHRQRGCRMRTYKCIKCGAAFRSLSNWYKHQQAHKVVCTHKCPECGKVFRSLTGLVAHRREHMGPAVNGVYSCDKCDMTFGSYRGRVLHQRVHTDKSKQPSRKEREPGKCRFCDESFVLLSDLRVHLKTHPEYRPHQCDQCGKCFALHHSLLAHLSNHTGDKPYLCTQCGKRFFSKVQLKSHMRCHSGERPHMCPHCGKCFSLLGNLNIHVRIHTGEKPYLCRHCGKGFISAGELQVHERSHTGEKPYSCNICDKRFVVSSHLTAHKRVHTGERPYTCTQCGKTFIRRYDWNKHMYTHSGVKPFPCTICQKSYTRRTHLNRHMQSHGAGH from the exons AGAGGTCTTGACCAGCAGACAGAAGGCCACGCTTGTAATGGGGCTCAGAGCAAAG ATGATTCTTGAGATGTGCCGAGGTGAACTGCCAGCAGACCTTGAGACAGTGAAGTCGCATATACAGAGGATTCAGTCCTCGCATTCATCAAAG GGAATTGATACAGAGGCAGACATTTTGCAGGCAAACCTTCTGACACTCGTGTTGGGTCTGCTGGAGGATCCTGCCAAAAAGGAATACTTCTTTCAG GAGGTGTTCCCACAAGAGTATGGTCCAGAATTTGACCAAGCACTGCAAGTCCTGGTTGGCCATTTTCTCTCGAGACTGGAACAGCTGCTGCCAGTACCCAGCTTCAAACAG acTTCATCATGGCTCAGCGCCTGCCCCTGGGAGTGGAATGAGTACCTGGGCTCTGTTTGCAGGACAGAGAGCTTATTACCTTTAATGCAAACTGGTATTTGTGGGACATTGGATGACAATG CGCTCCCATCAATTGTGGAAGACCGAATCCTCTCCTCCTTGTCTCTAACCGACATGGTGATAACCACTCAACCGCAGCCCCCCTCCCAGGAGGCCCAGGATGAGGATGTGGAGTGTGCACCAGATGGTGTCCAGGATGAAGACATAAGTTCAAGTCTCGATGGAGCTGTAGCTACAGAATACATAAGAGCCAACGATGGAGCGATGGAGGAAGATTCAGAGAGGCAGACCTTTGAGAGAGAGATCAAGGAGGCAATTAAACATTTGGAAAAGGAGAGCGACATGTCAGCTGAGGTCGTTGCGAGTCTGCAGAGCACAGGGATGCCAGGGGTTGACTCTGAATTAAAAACTACTGATGTAACAGGAAGTGCCATGGCTGAAGCAGAAGACATCGTAACTGATCAGCAAACCGTCATCCCCAGAGTTGCGCATACAAAAATCACTCAACCACTGGAGGTTTCACAGTCTGCAGCAAACCGAGGGAGTGACGAGGAAGTAACTGAACAGTGTGATCCACAGCA aACTGTTCTGGAAGAAGCAGCTCAGGGAG aggaTAATGCTGAAGCATCAGAATTGGAGTCTCCCAGCAATCCCCTGCCAGTCGAATCCCCGAAGACTCCTTTAAAGAGTTCTTACGTCCTTGGCAGGCTTTTACACAAATGTCTAAAATGTGGCAAGCGTTTTGCGTATCGCTCAGAGCTCCAGAAACACCAGGAGACTCACAAACCTGCAGCGTCCATCAAGTGTTGTGAATGTGGGCAAATTTTCAGAGATTCGAAACTCCTATCTCTGCACCGACAGAGAGGCTGTCGCATGAGGACGTACAAATGCATCAAGTGTGGGGCAGCCTTCAGGTCTCTCTCAAACTGGTACAAACACCAGCAGGCGCACAAGGTGGTCTGCACACACAAATGCCCCGAGTGCGGGAAGGTGTTCCGAAGCCTGACCGGGTTAGTGGCTCACAGACGAGAGCACATGGGTCCTGCGGTAAACGGTGTTTACTCCTGTGACAAGTGTGACATGACTTTTGGCTCGTATCGAGGCAGGGTGCTACACCAACGGGTCCATACTGATAAATCCAAGCAGCCTTCTCGGAAGGAGCGTGAACCGGGTAAGTGCCGCTTTTGCGACGAGTCATTCGTACTGCTCAGCGATTTGAGAGTGCACCTGAAAACTCACCCCGAGTACCGGCCGCATCAGTGCGACCAGTGCGGGAAGTGCTTTGCtctgcatcacagcctgcttgCACATCTCTCAAACCACACTGGAGACAAGCCATACCTCTGCACGCAGTGTGGCAAGCGCTTTTTCAGCAAGGTCCAGCTGAAATCGCACATGAGGTGTCACTCGGGCGAGAGGCCGCACATGTGCCCTCACTGCGGGAAGTGCTTCTCACTGCTGGGTAACCTGAACATCCACGTACGAATCCATACTGGCGAGAAGCCCTACTTGTGCCGTCACTGCGGAAAAGGCTTCATCTCTGCTGGAGAGCTGCAAGTGCATGAACGCAGTCACACCGGCGAGAAGCCCTACTCTTGCAACATCTGTGATAAAAGATTTGTGGTGTCGAGCCACCTGACGGCTCACAAGCGCGTTCACACAGGAGAGCGCCCATACACTTGCACTCAGTGTGGCAAGACCTTCATACGGAGATATGACTGGAATAAACACATGTACACTCACTCAGGGGTGAAGCCCTTCCCCTGTACCATCTGCCAAAAGAGCTACACACGTCGCACGCACTTGAACAGACACATGCAGAGCCACGGTGCAGGACATTAG
- the LOC128534646 gene encoding zinc finger protein 3 homolog isoform X2 — protein MGSVPPISSLRLLVPPLRLMSAFMWKIAQQQHLEHYGKLEEFVSLVTRLVPEVLTSRQKATLVMGLRAKMILEMCRGELPADLETVKSHIQRIQSSHSSKGIDTEADILQANLLTLVLGLLEDPAKKEYFFQEVFPQEYGPEFDQALQVLVGHFLSRLEQLLPVPSFKQTSSWLSACPWEWNEYLGSVCRTESLLPLMQTGICGTLDDNALPSIVEDRILSSLSLTDMVITTQPQPPSQEAQDEDVECAPDGVQDEDISSSLDGAVATEYIRANDGAMEEDSERQTFEREIKEAIKHLEKESDMSAEVVASLQSTGMPGVDSELKTTDVTGSAMAEAEDIVTDQQTVIPRVAHTKITQPLEVSQSAANRGSDEEVTEQCDPQQTVLEEAAQGEDNAEASELESPSNPLPVESPKTPLKSSYVLGRLLHKCLKCGKRFAYRSELQKHQETHKPAASIKCCECGQIFRDSKLLSLHRQRGCRMRTYKCIKCGAAFRSLSNWYKHQQAHKVVCTHKCPECGKVFRSLTGLVAHRREHMGPAVNGVYSCDKCDMTFGSYRGRVLHQRVHTDKSKQPSRKEREPGKCRFCDESFVLLSDLRVHLKTHPEYRPHQCDQCGKCFALHHSLLAHLSNHTGDKPYLCTQCGKRFFSKVQLKSHMRCHSGERPHMCPHCGKCFSLLGNLNIHVRIHTGEKPYLCRHCGKGFISAGELQVHERSHTGEKPYSCNICDKRFVVSSHLTAHKRVHTGERPYTCTQCGKTFIRRYDWNKHMYTHSGVKPFPCTICQKSYTRRTHLNRHMQSHGAGH, from the exons AGAGGTCTTGACCAGCAGACAGAAGGCCACGCTTGTAATGGGGCTCAGAGCAAAG ATGATTCTTGAGATGTGCCGAGGTGAACTGCCAGCAGACCTTGAGACAGTGAAGTCGCATATACAGAGGATTCAGTCCTCGCATTCATCAAAG GGAATTGATACAGAGGCAGACATTTTGCAGGCAAACCTTCTGACACTCGTGTTGGGTCTGCTGGAGGATCCTGCCAAAAAGGAATACTTCTTTCAG GAGGTGTTCCCACAAGAGTATGGTCCAGAATTTGACCAAGCACTGCAAGTCCTGGTTGGCCATTTTCTCTCGAGACTGGAACAGCTGCTGCCAGTACCCAGCTTCAAACAG acTTCATCATGGCTCAGCGCCTGCCCCTGGGAGTGGAATGAGTACCTGGGCTCTGTTTGCAGGACAGAGAGCTTATTACCTTTAATGCAAACTGGTATTTGTGGGACATTGGATGACAATG CGCTCCCATCAATTGTGGAAGACCGAATCCTCTCCTCCTTGTCTCTAACCGACATGGTGATAACCACTCAACCGCAGCCCCCCTCCCAGGAGGCCCAGGATGAGGATGTGGAGTGTGCACCAGATGGTGTCCAGGATGAAGACATAAGTTCAAGTCTCGATGGAGCTGTAGCTACAGAATACATAAGAGCCAACGATGGAGCGATGGAGGAAGATTCAGAGAGGCAGACCTTTGAGAGAGAGATCAAGGAGGCAATTAAACATTTGGAAAAGGAGAGCGACATGTCAGCTGAGGTCGTTGCGAGTCTGCAGAGCACAGGGATGCCAGGGGTTGACTCTGAATTAAAAACTACTGATGTAACAGGAAGTGCCATGGCTGAAGCAGAAGACATCGTAACTGATCAGCAAACCGTCATCCCCAGAGTTGCGCATACAAAAATCACTCAACCACTGGAGGTTTCACAGTCTGCAGCAAACCGAGGGAGTGACGAGGAAGTAACTGAACAGTGTGATCCACAGCA aACTGTTCTGGAAGAAGCAGCTCAGGGAG aggaTAATGCTGAAGCATCAGAATTGGAGTCTCCCAGCAATCCCCTGCCAGTCGAATCCCCGAAGACTCCTTTAAAGAGTTCTTACGTCCTTGGCAGGCTTTTACACAAATGTCTAAAATGTGGCAAGCGTTTTGCGTATCGCTCAGAGCTCCAGAAACACCAGGAGACTCACAAACCTGCAGCGTCCATCAAGTGTTGTGAATGTGGGCAAATTTTCAGAGATTCGAAACTCCTATCTCTGCACCGACAGAGAGGCTGTCGCATGAGGACGTACAAATGCATCAAGTGTGGGGCAGCCTTCAGGTCTCTCTCAAACTGGTACAAACACCAGCAGGCGCACAAGGTGGTCTGCACACACAAATGCCCCGAGTGCGGGAAGGTGTTCCGAAGCCTGACCGGGTTAGTGGCTCACAGACGAGAGCACATGGGTCCTGCGGTAAACGGTGTTTACTCCTGTGACAAGTGTGACATGACTTTTGGCTCGTATCGAGGCAGGGTGCTACACCAACGGGTCCATACTGATAAATCCAAGCAGCCTTCTCGGAAGGAGCGTGAACCGGGTAAGTGCCGCTTTTGCGACGAGTCATTCGTACTGCTCAGCGATTTGAGAGTGCACCTGAAAACTCACCCCGAGTACCGGCCGCATCAGTGCGACCAGTGCGGGAAGTGCTTTGCtctgcatcacagcctgcttgCACATCTCTCAAACCACACTGGAGACAAGCCATACCTCTGCACGCAGTGTGGCAAGCGCTTTTTCAGCAAGGTCCAGCTGAAATCGCACATGAGGTGTCACTCGGGCGAGAGGCCGCACATGTGCCCTCACTGCGGGAAGTGCTTCTCACTGCTGGGTAACCTGAACATCCACGTACGAATCCATACTGGCGAGAAGCCCTACTTGTGCCGTCACTGCGGAAAAGGCTTCATCTCTGCTGGAGAGCTGCAAGTGCATGAACGCAGTCACACCGGCGAGAAGCCCTACTCTTGCAACATCTGTGATAAAAGATTTGTGGTGTCGAGCCACCTGACGGCTCACAAGCGCGTTCACACAGGAGAGCGCCCATACACTTGCACTCAGTGTGGCAAGACCTTCATACGGAGATATGACTGGAATAAACACATGTACACTCACTCAGGGGTGAAGCCCTTCCCCTGTACCATCTGCCAAAAGAGCTACACACGTCGCACGCACTTGAACAGACACATGCAGAGCCACGGTGCAGGACATTAG